A single window of Plasmodium reichenowi strain SY57 chromosome 14, whole genome shotgun sequence DNA harbors:
- a CDS encoding ataxin-2 like protein, putative (transcript variant 1; alternatively spliced) codes for MNKMKKTENINSSGAHKNINEDRLSYVMTCLLGNEVNVYMKDGKEIRGLFHAYNLTGKNDKKEIDISLNHTRMIPKNENANGPINKSMIITDNLYTTIIGENINMNLKDPDNSIYSKDIFRIDADISENKKGKLNGHTNNRELKRWVGDNDFVDETKLKLDDKLNEPWDQFEHNRKLYGVTSTYKEEIYTTNLDINKIPHHVKIQADKIAKELEKRGMHLDPEDQEKNNNDIDEEDLFGAVRQNKDKFFKNNKFKKEDNKYKNYQGKYHHVNVKDLKEKLQLVKRENEKKYPSTANKQKQINFTVSSSIEENICGNKKNKIPSKKSVSKNSEFIGINALNLEPALPKLDEKTRTEWIMFKNQTKNKALHKKDKTTEKQEFITASKEFNEKLTYKMNLNKKDANIRTIKDHSGINQPYIDSQKNISHIAEKTKHNNANDPDENKIQAKENVLNNNMNINNNNYNIMLNNSNIRPYDGYVMNMNNYINVKNNMIGPNIEYYPNIPIFPEAQNQMFPYADPNFCKNGRMRPIYPHNHMENFKSCYRINPPFFPQNINIDMMLNKFQNSVNQTTKDPNFLKLSNELCQFNVRKEEANPVGLNTFMGNILRCSTTEDCTLSPFKFDCYQNLSYKNILGELPANSLSNNYQSSNNISKNMPAQNISNTLVNLPYIPMIPPNITTVTTHNNNMNNNNNINNNNNMNNNNNMNNNSNMNNNNSINNNNNISSNNNISSNNNISSNNNISSNNNNNITNSGYLENPIYYNPYMRNYFSPHNNNSSLHISSNNPYFFNLPSTNMDTNFTSNKNMNIYPMRNPHVVQNNHMNFPHMHSYMHSNINYAINNNSINLMANPNIANTNMNVPGTFPPDFLLMNAHKYVNSQPVPMPFFPQVPYPNYYASSHGMSPT; via the exons atgaataaaatgaagaaaacggaaaatataaattcatCAGGCgcacataaaaatattaatgaagATCGTCTATCTTATGTTATGACGTGCTTACTAGGAAATGAAGTGAATGTTTATATGAAGGATGGTAAAGAGATTAGAGGTTTATTTCATGCATATAATTTAACAGGAAAAAATGATAAGAAAGAGATAGATATATCATTAAATCATACTCGTATGATACCAAAAAATGAGAATGCAAATGGTCcaataaataaatcaatGATTATTACAGATAACTTATATACTACGATTATAGGTGAAAACATTAATATGAATCTAAAAGATCCAGATAATTCTATTTATTCAAAGGATATATTTAGAATAGATGCAGATATATctgaaaataaaaaaggaaaattaAATGGGCATACAAATAATCGTGAATTAAAAAGATGGGTAGGTGATAATGATTTTGTTGATGaaacaaaattaaaattggatgataaattaaatgaacCTTGGGACCAATTTGAACATAatagaaaattatatggaGTTACAAGTACttataaagaagaaatatatacaaccaatttagatataaataaaattccACATCATGTAAAAATACAAGCAGATAAAATAGCTAAAGAATTAGAAAAAAGAGGTATGCATTTAGACCCAGAAGATCaagaaaagaataataatgacaTAGATGAAGAAGATTTGTTTGGAGCCGTTAGacaaaataaagataaattttttaaaaacaacaaatttaaaaaagaagacaataaatataaaaattatcaGGGAAAATATCATCATGTTAATGTAAAAGATTTGAAGGAAAAATTGCAACTAGTCAAAAGGGAaaacgaaaaaaaatatccaa gTACTGCAAATAAGCAAAAGCAAATAAATTTTACAGTATCTTCATCCattgaagaaaatatttgcgggaataaaaaaaataaaattccTTCAAAAAAATCAGTGAGCAAAAATTCGGAATTTATc GGTATTAACGCGTTAAATTTGGAACCGGCCTTGCCAAAACTTGATGAAAAAACACGAACGGAATGGATAATGTTTAAAAATCAGACAAAAAATAAGGCATTACATAAAAAAGACAAAACAACAGAAAAACAAGAATTTATCACGGCATCGAAAGAATTCAATGAGAAATTAAcgta TAAAAtgaatttaaataaaaaagatgCTAACATAAGAACAATTAAAGACCATTCAGGAATCAATCAGCCATATATTGATAgtcaaaaaaatatatccCATATAGCAg AAAAGACAAAACATAACAACGCAAATGATCCAG atgaaaataaaattcaagcaaaagaaaatgtactaaataataatatgaatataaataataacaattataatattatgttaaataatagtaatatacGTCCATATGATGGATATGTTAtgaatatgaataattatattaacgtgaaaaataatatgatagGCCCTAATATTG AGTACTATCCAAATATACCCATATTCCCTGAGGCACAAAATCAAATGTTCCCATACGCAGACCCGAACTTTTGTAAAAATGGAAGAATGAGACCAATATAT CCACACAATCATATGGAAAATTTTAAATCCTGTTATCGAATAAATCCTCCATTTTTTCCt caaaacataaatatagaTATGATGTTAAATAAATTCCAGAATTCAGTGAACCAGACAACGAAAGATCcgaattttttaaaattatccAACGAGTTGTGTCAATTTAATGTG AGAAAAGAAGAGGCTAATCCGGTTGGCCTTAATACCTTCATGGGTAATATACTTAGATGTTCAACGACAGAAGATTGTACACTTAGTCCATTTAAATTTGATTGTTATCAAAATTTAagttataaaaacatattagGAGAATTACCAGCAAATAGTCTATCAAATAATTATCAATCatctaataatatttcaaaaaatatgcCTGCACAAAACATTTCGAACACTTTAGTAAATTTACCTTATATACCTATGATACCCCCTAATATTACAACTGTTACAacacataataataatatgaataataacaacaatataaataataacaacaatatgaataataacaacaatatgaataataacagcaatatgaataataacaacagtattaataataacaacaatatTAGCAGTAACAACAATATTAGTAGTAACAACAATATTAGTAGTAACAACAATATTAGTagtaacaataataataatattactaATTCAGGATATTTAGAAAATCccatatattataatccATATATGCGTAATTACTTCTCCCctcataataataacagTTCTCTTCATATAAGTTCAAATAACCCAtacttttttaatttgCCCTCAACAAATATGGACACAAATTTTACCTCAAATAAAAACATGAATATATATCCTATGAGAAATCCACATGTTGTACAGAATAATCATATGAACTTTCCTCATATGCATTCTTATATGCATTCCAATATTAATTATGcaattaataataattcgATTAACCTTATGGCTAACCCAAATATCGCAAATACAAATATGAATGTTCCTGGAACTTTTCCACCtgattttcttttaatgAATGCACACAAATATGTAAATTCACAACCAGTCCCTATGCCTTTTTTCCCACAAGTACCATATCCTAATTATTATGCTTCTTCTCATGGTATGAGCCCcacatga
- a CDS encoding GTPase Era, putative, with protein MLKGIYLREHLCGQYKKTNYFCVRYFSILQRYIKARPHSHELKVNETDINEEKKEEDSKRKRGESKYYAPNITRGIIPKCAYMNTWEMPEQPENAQFLKIALIGAPNAGKSSLLNSILNKTISAVSPKINTTKYDIKGIYSKDNVQLIFIDSPGIIPSHKKKKFCKELVTYAWKGYEEADLVLFIADAVKRPTHDILNIVRMLAPKNVEPYDSESDDESFQNNKINDNRQNITNTESSNDPLDYNTQNIDYMNNADNRTEDENNISHIKYDEMNREEKFIKYFSKEMDKDLQYSDKSIKENLFKSRKVIRNSYSDNIKNNITIDHNNEQEKLHKTKKKNDFIPPVILVLNKVDLCTHNKWANARAKEYMNNGIFDNIFFISAKYNKGIEELLNYIIKYKTKNQYWVYPKDAITTLSKVQIVEQLINTYIYCWFNKDVPYKIKHHMLSWCVNLDNSLIIEYQIIVKSEKVAKMICGVHNKLIINMRKNVSYKLTKLWNKNVYVHIHVKSMST; from the coding sequence ATGCTCAAAGGAATATATTTGAGAGAACATTTATGTGGCCAATATAAAAAGACTAATTACTTTTGTGTGAgatatttttctattttacaaagatatataaaagcAAGGCCACACTCTCATGAATTGAAAGTAAATGAAACAGATATAAATGAAgagaaaaaagaagaagatagtaaaagaaaaagagGAGAGAGTAAATATTATGCACCTAATATTACTAGAGGGATAATACCAAAATGTGCTTATATGAATACATGGGAAATGCCTGAACAACCAGAAAATGCACAGTTTCTTAAAATAGCACTAATAGGTGCTCCAAATGCAGGAAAAAGTTCCTTATTAAATTCCATATTGAATAAAACCATTTCAGCTGTTTCACCAAAAATTAATACTacaaaatatgatataaaagGTATATATAGTAAGGATAATGTTCAGTTGATATTTATTGACTCTCCTGGTATTATTCCTTctcataaaaaaaaaaaattctgCAAGGAATTAGTTACATATGCATGGAAAGGATATGAAGAAGCAGATTTGGTTTTGTTCATAGCGGACGCGGTTAAAAGGCCAACACATGATATCTTAAATATTGTAAGAATGTTGGCCCCCAAAAATGTAGAACCATATGATAGCGAAAGTGATGACGAATCatttcaaaataataaaataaatgataatagACAGAATATTACCAATACAGAGTCATCTAATGATCCATTAGATTATAACACACAAAATATAGATTATATGAACAATGCAGATAATAGAACAgaagatgaaaataatatttctcatataaaatatgatgaaatGAATAGAGAAGAAAagtttataaaatattttagtAAAGAAATGGATAAGGATTTACAATATTCTGATAAAAGTATAAAAGagaatttatttaaaagtCGAAAAGTAATAAGAAATTCTTATTctgataatattaaaaataatataacaattgatcataataatgaacaagaaaaattacataaaacaaaaaaaaaaaatgattttatACCACCAGTAATTTTAGTTTTAAATAAAGTCGATTTATGTACTCATAATAAATGGGCAAATGCTAGAGCAAAagaatatatgaataatggaatatttgataatatatttttcatatctgctaaatataataaaggaattgaagaattattaaattatattataaagtataaaacaaaaaatcAATATTGGGTATATCCAAAAGATGCTATTACAACATTAAGTAAAGTACAAATTGTTGAACAATTAATcaatacatatatatattgctGGTTTAATAAGGATGTCccatataaaattaaacaTCATATGTTATCATGGTGTGTAAATTTGGATAATTCCTTAATCATTGAATATCAAATTATTGTAAAAAGTGAAAAAGTAGCTAAAATGATATGTGGAGTGcataataaattaattataaatatgagAAAAAATGTATCCTACAAATTAACCAAATTATGGAacaaaaatgtatatgTGCACATTCACGTAAAGTCTATGAGTACATGA
- a CDS encoding hypothetical protein (conserved Plasmodium protein, unknown function) — MYKYLRITNYKHSNFKCVKRFKCIIDNTLIDNKLKWKTTKESYCEYILNEEEEKEIRKNHEYIISNKNINIDNNLIYECIKKYNRNNVSDYYKKLNSNLNNLYCNNSIIAYYYLNFINKFMKKIKNISIVNYITNIINSKYKINIHIFISPIYERINNQELLSNFHLNKNDVREIMYFLCMHVWIYCVKLNMINNNHLKVLLWEKIWDYYRGLIIKSKIPEFSFNTYLINMQEYSLGFCVGLDDCITKELYAGHISNLLFNHVYNENENYKSSKELSNLTIYCIRMYNFICHLPEDNFVQAKFIWPDLKYGLV; from the coding sequence atgtataaatatttgCGAATTACAAATTATAAGCATAGTAACTTCAAATGTGTTAAACGctttaaatgtataatagATAATACTTTGatagataataaattaaaatggAAAACTACAAAAGAATCCTACtgtgaatatattttaaatgaagaagaagaaaaagaaataagaaaaaatcatgaatatataatatccaataaaaatattaatatagataataatttaatttatgaatgtattaaaaaatacaatCGAAATAATGTTTctgattattataaaaaattaaattcaAACTTAAATAATCTTTattgtaataatagtaTAATTGCTTACTActatttaaattttataaataaatttatgaaaaagattaaaaatatatctatagtaaattatattacaaatataattaattcaaaatataaaataaatatccatatttttatatccccaatatatgaaagaataaataaCCAAGAGTTGCTTTCcaattttcatttaaataaaaatgatgtaCGTGaaattatgtattttttatgtatgCACGTATGGATATATTGtgtaaaattaaatatgataaataacAATCATTTAAAAGTATTACTATGGGAAAAAATATGGGACTATTACAGAGGTTTAATTATCAAATCGAAAATACCCgaattttcttttaacacatatttaattaatatgCAAGAATATTCCCTAGGATTTTGTGTTGGCTTAGATGATTGTATAACTAAAGAATTATATGCAGGACATATTTCGAATCTCCTTTTTAATCATGtttataatgaaaatgaaaactATAAAAGTTCCAAGGAATTATCAAATCTAACTATTTATTGTATACGAATGTATAACTTTATATGCCATTTACCAGAAGACAATTTCGTTCAAGCCAAATTTATATGGCCGGACCTTAAATATGGTCTTGTATGA
- a CDS encoding glucose-6-phosphate isomerase: MNMEITNLKSYKELVALSAEEKTKDLKDYLNDKNRSESLIKKFKNFYMDLSRQRYSENTLNKLIEYAEEVELKKKVEKTFMGEKINMTENRSVLHTALRIPIEKINTHKIIIDNKNVLEDVHGVLKKIEKYSDDIRNGVIKTCKNTKFKNVICIGIGGSYLGTEFVYEAMKYYYYNKELNKNEKDEVNNFNNNYDQDNVFNVRFLANVDPNDVNRAIQNLDQYDTLVIIISKTFTTAETMLNARSIKKWLSLKIKDDENLSKHMVAVSTNLKLTDEFGISRDNVFEFWDWVGGRFSVTSSVGILPLSIAFGYKNMRNFLNGCHDMDEHFLHTDLKENIPVLLALTSFYNSHFFDYKNVAILPYFQNLLKFSAHIQQLSMESNGKSVDRNNQPIHYNTCQVYFGEPGTNGQHSFYQLIHQGQIIPVELIGFKHSHFPIKFDKEVVSNHDELMTNFFAQADALAIGKTYEQVKEENVKNKMSPELLTHKVFNGNRPSTLLLFDELNFYTCGLLLSLYESRIVAEGFLLNINSFDQWGVELGKVLAKEVRNYFNDTRNQKKSDNTYNFNESTKMLLNYYLSK, from the coding sequence atgAATATGGAGATTACTAATTTGAAGAGCTATAAGGAACTTGTCGCCTTAAGCGCtgaagaaaaaacaaaGGATCTAAAGGACTATTTAAATGATAAGAATAGATCTGAATCgttaataaagaaatttaagaatttttatatgGATTTATCTCGTCAAAGGTATAGCGAAAATACTTTAAACAAATTAATTGAATATGCTGAAGAGGTAGAATTAAAGAAGAAGGTTGAAAAAACTTTTATGGgagaaaaaattaatatgaCAGAGAATCGCAGTGTTTTACATACAGCATTAAGAATACCCATagagaaaataaatacacataaaataataattgaTAATAAGAATGTGTTAGAAGACGTACATGGagtattaaaaaaaatagagAAATATTCAGATGACATTAGAAATGGGGTAATAAAAACTTgtaaaaatacaaaatttaaaaatgtgATTTGTATTGGTATTGGAGGTTCATATTTAGGTACTGAATTTGTTTATGAAGCTATGAaatactattattataacaagGAATTAAATAAGAATGAGAAAGATGAagtaaataattttaataataattatgatcAAGATAATGTCTTTAATGTAAGGTTTTTAGCTAATGTAGATCCAAATGATGTAAATAGAGCTATTCAGAATTTAGATCAGTATGATACTTTagttattataatatctAAAACTTTTACTACTGCTGAAACTATGTTAAATGCCAGatcaataaaaaaatggttaagtttaaaaataaaagatgaTGAAAATTTAAGTAAACATATGGTAGCTGTAAGTACTAATTTGAAATTAACTGATGAATTTGGAATATCAAGAGATAATGTATTTGAATTTTGGGATTGGGTAGGAGGTAGATTTTCTGTGACAAGTTCTGTTGGTATATTACCTTTATCAATAGCTTTtggatataaaaatatgagaaattttttaaatggTTGTCATGATATGGATGaacattttttacatacggatttaaaagaaaacatTCCTGTCTTATTAGCATTAACTAGTTTTTATAATAGTCatttttttgattataaaaatgttgCTATATTACCATATTTCcaaaatttattaaaattttcaGCACATATTCAACAATTATCTATGGAAAGTAATGGAAAATCAGTAGATAGAAATAATCAACCAATTCATTATAATACTTGTCAAGTATATTTTGGTGAACCTGGTACAAATGGTCAGCATAGTTTTTATCAATTAATACATCAAGGACAAATTATACCTGTTGAATTAATTGGATTTAAACATTCTCATTTCCCAATAAAATTTGATAAAGAAGTAGTAAGTAATCATGATGAATTAATGACTAACTTTTTTGCACAAGCTGATGCTTTAGCTATTGGGAAAACATATGAACAAgtaaaagaagaaaatgtaaaaaataaaatgtcTCCAGAATTATTAACTCATAAAGTTTTTAACGGTAATAGACCATCAaccttattattatttgatgaATTAAATTTCTATACATGTggtttattattatccttATATGAAAGTAGAATTGTCGCTGAAGGATTtctattaaatattaacaGCTTTGATCAATGGGGTGTAGAGTTGGGTAAGGTTCTAGCGAAAGAAGtaagaaattattttaatgaCACAAGAAATCAAAAGAAATCAGATAATACCtataattttaatgaatctacaaaaatgttattaaattattacttgtccaaataa